The proteins below come from a single Salinilacihabitans rarus genomic window:
- a CDS encoding DUF7344 domain-containing protein, whose translation MVNYDDVFDALADSHRRQLLVKLLSSPQRVSKPSGISREVAEADENLLHRHLSSSRTIAEADEYSVSMHHIHLPKLAEYGFIEWDRNDDLVMQGPHFDEIRPHLKLLAENQERHRTKSPVATLRR comes from the coding sequence ATGGTCAATTATGATGATGTCTTTGACGCATTGGCGGACAGCCACCGACGACAGTTACTAGTCAAATTACTCTCCAGCCCCCAACGCGTCTCAAAACCGTCCGGCATTTCCCGAGAGGTTGCAGAAGCAGACGAGAACCTACTTCACAGACATCTATCCAGTTCTCGAACGATTGCAGAAGCCGATGAGTACTCGGTTAGTATGCACCACATCCATCTGCCTAAATTAGCGGAGTACGGGTTCATCGAGTGGGATCGAAATGACGATCTTGTAATGCAAGGCCCCCATTTTGACGAGATACGACCTCATCTCAAACTGTTGGCCGAAAATCAGGAGAGACACCGTACAAAAAGTCCCGTTGCAACCCTTCGTAGATGA
- a CDS encoding DUF932 domain-containing protein, whose product MDGLYQTAEDLPNVERHEVYANHGERDEWEPVPWRDSLWTNESDPQLAGEVSNNDEFYNVIQYGDILEAIGHGVEQHDLDPEGHVSLSETRHKMSAKIGLEQSIEPAEGDQIELQLHARSGHSGYHGVKYDIGAERLVCSNGMTAFVADHSYEQTHGEPFQPQLAYHAVDSMVDGVDTVEQRLEDAQERELMNLDEALLVLYDFGIDEPLENPTPDLLTALHEEVEDTDAPTLYETYNAASYALTHLIEEDIPEYALDDAYERAAGLLEYGDGIPHPEILGENAVTNRATQLLESDDPQAEEYWEGETESIRELLDVHEVDA is encoded by the coding sequence TTGGACGGACTCTATCAAACCGCTGAAGATCTTCCTAACGTCGAACGGCACGAGGTCTACGCCAACCATGGAGAGCGAGACGAGTGGGAGCCAGTTCCATGGCGTGATAGCCTCTGGACTAATGAAAGCGATCCACAACTCGCGGGTGAGGTCTCCAACAACGACGAGTTCTACAACGTGATTCAGTACGGCGACATCCTCGAGGCGATCGGCCACGGCGTCGAACAACACGACCTCGATCCAGAGGGGCACGTTTCACTTTCCGAGACACGGCACAAGATGAGCGCCAAAATTGGCCTGGAGCAATCGATCGAGCCCGCGGAAGGAGATCAGATCGAGTTACAGCTCCACGCGCGGTCCGGCCACTCGGGGTACCACGGCGTAAAGTACGACATCGGAGCCGAACGCCTCGTCTGCAGCAACGGAATGACCGCATTCGTCGCCGACCACAGCTACGAGCAGACCCACGGCGAACCGTTCCAACCACAGCTGGCGTACCACGCCGTTGATTCGATGGTAGACGGTGTCGACACGGTCGAACAACGCCTGGAAGATGCCCAGGAACGCGAACTCATGAACCTGGACGAGGCGTTGCTCGTGCTCTACGATTTCGGGATCGACGAGCCACTCGAGAACCCAACCCCGGATCTCCTGACCGCACTCCACGAGGAAGTCGAAGACACTGATGCGCCAACCCTGTACGAGACGTACAACGCCGCGAGCTACGCACTCACCCATCTGATCGAGGAGGACATTCCGGAGTATGCCCTCGACGACGCCTACGAACGGGCGGCCGGCCTCCTCGAGTACGGAGACGGCATCCCACACCCAGAGATCCTTGGGGAGAATGCGGTCACGAACCGTGCAACCCAGTTGCTCGAATCCGACGATCCCCAGGCGGAGGAATACTGGGAAGGTGAAACCGAGTCCATCCGTGAGCTTCTGGACGTCCACGAGGTCGACGCCTGA
- a CDS encoding methyltransferase family protein encodes MPVIKTSLFGLGLLSGGILLGGLLVSIRSQSVRFWPHGTRNWTFWLGWTAWIVYVGSLFGVAYLDWWSWYRPSTLLQIASLLLLLAGALVSLWAVWRLGFRESAGLEGQLHTDGPYRYSRNPQYVSYVTMLIGGAVIAGSWMTVVLVLLGIVWFLMAPLAEEPWLRDQYGEAYEAYRESVPRFIGRPSQRPVQHEHTNASRRDDP; translated from the coding sequence ATGCCCGTCATCAAGACATCGCTGTTTGGCCTTGGACTCCTGTCCGGAGGGATACTGCTCGGTGGGCTTCTCGTGAGTATCCGGAGCCAGTCAGTCCGGTTCTGGCCCCACGGAACCCGCAACTGGACGTTTTGGCTCGGCTGGACAGCATGGATCGTCTACGTTGGAAGTCTGTTCGGAGTGGCGTACCTCGACTGGTGGAGCTGGTACCGTCCCTCGACGCTCCTCCAGATTGCCAGTCTACTGTTGCTCTTGGCTGGCGCGCTGGTCTCTCTCTGGGCGGTGTGGCGTCTCGGATTCCGCGAGAGTGCCGGTCTCGAAGGGCAATTACACACTGATGGACCGTATCGGTATTCTCGGAATCCGCAGTACGTCAGCTACGTCACGATGCTCATCGGTGGAGCGGTTATCGCTGGATCTTGGATGACAGTGGTTCTGGTCTTACTCGGGATCGTCTGGTTCCTGATGGCGCCGCTTGCGGAGGAACCGTGGCTCCGAGACCAGTACGGAGAGGCGTACGAGGCGTACCGCGAGTCGGTTCCTCGATTCATCGGTCGTCCGAGCCAGCGGCCCGTACAACATGAACACACCAACGCCTCACGGAGAGATGACCCATGA
- a CDS encoding type IV secretory system conjugative DNA transfer family protein, which produces MIRVPFPVPIDTKVKFMDRFTVGDFGRIGIPALIGWGLAGDLGAVAGTIIGLGFVAFKQGDRHLDEHIATLIGFGSVVQVSSPSFEQLHNDAVVLDNGTVLGLVKVSSCDIQTLSDLEKTANLATVHELMKTLGYQVELHSRQRTVDLSQYSGAADSEVVTDHVVVVRVDESTHTSVQERLQAIDKRCTEIRNALTAADLYAERITGDAFKTHLKRLYFGKTKLDRRRYETEYGEKQVRQLRYVTEYPAELELAWLADLLSVEAPGLVSVVQVAKPISTYQRTWISRMISRLKIELQETRSPAREVDLRRRLRDAEDLLDIEGRSEVLLNYGVYITVAGSTPEEVDETWKAVETVLSKKQIQTEEPALKTHKAVRAASAYHADALHETVIVPGRSAASGFPFASGDTIEEDGVVVGQDASEGTSVILDRFSWDAGHMTVMGKTGSGKSYWTGLMLLRSAQTYDNLDIYILDPKRRDYGAVTDSLGGQTVVLDHVNLTAVEPDGVTRYTVEDPSQDNTELLVEALGHIYREASKTDSKVLVVVDEAHRPITIGDRINHDGLNTVSRLIRESRDRNIAVTLITQNADEFTRSREGKNILRNVDCNLFFKQEDVDTEIEPFFNLIGTESGELHRLRTGSDLPFSTALLRGPVNTTLRIKATDREHDILETGHADEDSGLEAISDRPRRVVESDGGQPNADKHQQDSDNSPDSNRKMLTLLASLNLASKASIKRFELGLFTGVIGGLLLSVLGVVESRTLIQILDPVGIIPTEPTNLGVLITLAVAFVAIEVLWVLVLGIAVRLTGVPQS; this is translated from the coding sequence ATGATCCGCGTCCCGTTCCCAGTCCCGATCGATACCAAGGTCAAGTTCATGGACCGGTTCACGGTGGGCGATTTCGGCCGGATCGGTATCCCGGCGCTCATCGGCTGGGGCCTGGCTGGCGATCTTGGTGCGGTGGCGGGGACGATCATCGGACTCGGCTTCGTCGCGTTCAAACAGGGAGATCGTCATCTCGACGAGCACATCGCTACCCTCATCGGCTTTGGATCGGTTGTTCAGGTATCGTCGCCGTCATTTGAACAGCTTCACAACGATGCAGTTGTCCTCGATAACGGGACGGTCCTCGGCCTCGTGAAGGTGTCGTCTTGCGACATCCAGACCCTCTCAGATCTGGAGAAAACGGCGAACTTGGCCACCGTCCATGAGCTGATGAAGACGCTCGGATATCAAGTTGAACTCCACTCCAGACAGCGGACTGTTGACCTCTCCCAGTATTCAGGTGCCGCCGACTCTGAGGTCGTCACTGACCACGTTGTTGTGGTCCGGGTTGACGAGTCAACCCACACATCGGTGCAGGAGCGATTGCAGGCGATAGATAAGCGCTGCACAGAGATTCGAAACGCGTTAACCGCGGCTGATCTGTACGCAGAGCGGATCACAGGAGACGCGTTCAAAACCCATTTGAAGCGGCTCTACTTCGGGAAGACGAAACTCGACCGGCGACGATACGAGACGGAGTACGGGGAGAAGCAGGTTCGGCAATTGCGCTACGTGACGGAGTATCCCGCCGAGCTGGAGCTGGCCTGGTTGGCTGATCTCTTGAGCGTTGAGGCGCCAGGGTTAGTCAGCGTCGTTCAGGTTGCGAAGCCGATCAGCACGTATCAGCGCACGTGGATCAGTCGGATGATCAGCCGGCTGAAAATTGAACTGCAGGAAACGCGGAGCCCGGCCCGCGAGGTGGACCTCAGACGGAGATTACGAGATGCCGAGGATCTGCTCGATATCGAAGGGCGGAGCGAAGTCCTGCTGAACTACGGCGTGTACATTACGGTCGCCGGGTCGACGCCCGAGGAGGTTGACGAGACGTGGAAAGCAGTCGAGACCGTTCTGAGCAAAAAGCAGATCCAGACGGAGGAGCCGGCCCTGAAGACGCACAAGGCGGTCAGAGCTGCTTCGGCGTACCACGCAGACGCATTGCACGAGACAGTGATCGTGCCGGGCCGGTCGGCCGCATCCGGGTTCCCCTTCGCGTCGGGGGACACGATCGAGGAAGACGGCGTCGTGGTCGGGCAGGATGCCTCGGAGGGGACATCCGTGATCCTGGATCGGTTCTCCTGGGATGCAGGCCACATGACGGTGATGGGGAAGACTGGCTCCGGAAAATCGTACTGGACCGGGCTGATGCTCCTCCGGTCGGCCCAGACCTACGATAACCTCGACATCTACATCCTTGATCCGAAGCGACGGGACTACGGAGCCGTCACCGACTCACTCGGCGGTCAGACCGTTGTCCTCGATCACGTCAACCTCACAGCCGTCGAACCTGATGGGGTGACGCGATACACAGTCGAGGATCCGTCACAAGACAACACCGAACTGCTCGTTGAGGCACTCGGCCACATCTACCGGGAAGCATCCAAGACCGATTCGAAAGTGCTCGTCGTTGTTGACGAGGCGCATCGCCCCATCACGATCGGAGACCGGATTAATCACGACGGGCTCAACACGGTGTCGCGGCTCATCAGAGAGAGTCGGGACCGGAACATCGCCGTCACGCTGATCACACAGAATGCCGACGAGTTCACCCGCTCGCGGGAAGGGAAGAACATTCTGCGAAACGTGGACTGCAACCTGTTCTTCAAGCAGGAAGACGTCGACACGGAGATCGAACCGTTCTTCAACCTGATCGGGACTGAGTCCGGAGAACTCCATCGGCTCCGGACAGGGTCGGACCTCCCGTTCAGTACGGCGCTGCTCCGTGGGCCGGTGAACACTACGCTCAGGATCAAAGCCACTGATCGTGAACACGACATCCTCGAAACCGGTCATGCAGACGAGGATAGCGGTCTCGAGGCAATCTCGGATCGTCCACGGCGGGTGGTGGAATCGGATGGTGGGCAGCCGAACGCAGACAAGCATCAGCAGGACTCAGATAACAGCCCCGACTCAAACCGAAAGATGCTCACCCTCCTCGCAAGCCTCAATCTGGCGTCCAAAGCCTCCATCAAGCGGTTCGAACTAGGACTGTTCACTGGGGTCATCGGCGGCCTCCTCCTCTCCGTATTGGGGGTGGTCGAGTCGCGGACGCTCATTCAGATCCTCGACCCAGTCGGTATCATTCCCACTGAGCCGACCAACCTGGGGGTTCTGATTACCCTGGCGGTGGCCTTCGTGGCCATCGAGGTGCTCTGGGTGCTGGTCCTCGGGATTGCCGTCCGATTGACAGGGGTGCCTCAGTCATGA
- a CDS encoding type IV secretory system conjugative DNA transfer family protein, with translation MNSKTTRAVIQDAENRSTTYLGTRTSILGVEEDVTLRDTDRLTHVLTTGPTGYGKSQELVHVALQDAYKGYGCCIINPKGDLIDEFIAKLSEERWDDIIYINPAHPTVPSVNVLEPYTNGRMTLAQQENQKEIIVSDLIDLFRRQSENWGDQFGRVLETLLHAYLELNIKNGDSHTLVDVYRSVINHETLTDLIDQIQDPVVREQLVRVKEDMTSYEMEPLQRRLNDFMMNSAIRRVIDADGSGIDFQEAIDSQKLILVDVQKGEVGATVSELVGSIVITKVWAAAQSRVTQPIDERTPFYLFVDELQNYSGEGSNFAKILSEAREYRLGCWLATQYLHQLERPMQKAVINNTNTKIAFNPGSSEDLTRIAGMLQGIEKGNLAELGRFRAAVQTPGKGNRDNARIIDTYPPWDGNRDHVDDIKHQSATPPTQGTSLSPSLGPGTNSGGEKHRALLTTAKQRLEERGLRVDLLYQDVGAEKPDGHVHLPDDEIEHLEAEHSTLSKPAKVLKNLQRAVKRGRECIFIVEEGNGSKLETIVADPLNTEYGGDGIYYSDQGEPFTEIDSLEDAEYRILEITGNGLNLYEGSERASRDAEWVEDLREIDRAVLNCIKEGKDDTNLITSSTGYTNHRVNYSFDNLEKLGLINVGEPVTVERVTSSQNRVFDVKPVSLTPKADEYFEGVD, from the coding sequence GTGAATTCGAAAACAACCAGAGCAGTCATCCAAGATGCGGAGAACCGCAGCACCACGTACCTCGGGACCCGAACCTCGATCCTTGGCGTCGAAGAAGACGTCACGCTCCGCGATACCGATCGATTGACCCATGTCCTGACGACAGGCCCAACGGGGTACGGGAAGAGTCAGGAACTGGTTCACGTCGCGTTACAAGACGCCTACAAGGGCTACGGTTGCTGTATCATCAACCCGAAAGGCGATCTTATCGACGAGTTCATCGCGAAGCTTTCTGAGGAGCGGTGGGACGACATCATCTATATCAATCCAGCACATCCAACCGTTCCCTCGGTCAACGTCCTCGAGCCCTATACGAACGGGCGGATGACCCTGGCACAGCAGGAAAACCAGAAGGAGATCATCGTCTCCGACCTGATCGATCTGTTCCGGCGACAGAGCGAAAATTGGGGTGACCAGTTCGGGCGGGTCCTCGAAACCCTCCTCCACGCATACCTCGAGCTCAACATCAAAAACGGCGACTCGCACACACTGGTCGACGTCTACCGCAGCGTCATCAACCACGAGACGCTCACCGACCTGATCGACCAGATCCAGGACCCGGTCGTTCGGGAGCAACTGGTCCGGGTCAAAGAGGACATGACATCGTACGAGATGGAGCCGTTACAGCGCCGGCTCAACGACTTCATGATGAACTCGGCGATCCGACGGGTGATCGACGCCGACGGTTCAGGCATCGACTTCCAGGAGGCGATAGACAGCCAGAAACTCATCCTGGTGGATGTCCAGAAGGGAGAGGTCGGGGCCACGGTCTCGGAACTCGTCGGCTCGATCGTCATCACCAAGGTATGGGCAGCTGCACAGAGCCGTGTCACACAGCCTATAGATGAGCGGACACCGTTCTACCTGTTCGTCGACGAGTTACAGAACTACAGCGGCGAAGGAAGCAACTTTGCGAAAATCCTGTCCGAAGCCCGAGAGTACCGGTTAGGCTGCTGGCTCGCCACCCAGTACCTCCACCAGCTAGAGCGACCAATGCAGAAAGCGGTCATCAACAACACCAATACCAAGATCGCGTTCAACCCGGGCAGTTCAGAGGACCTGACCCGGATTGCGGGAATGCTCCAGGGAATCGAGAAAGGCAACCTGGCCGAGTTAGGACGGTTCAGGGCGGCCGTTCAGACACCCGGCAAAGGAAACCGAGACAACGCCAGAATCATCGACACCTACCCACCGTGGGACGGAAACAGGGACCACGTCGACGACATCAAACACCAGAGTGCTACGCCACCCACACAGGGAACTAGCCTCAGTCCATCTCTCGGTCCAGGAACAAACAGTGGCGGAGAAAAGCACCGGGCGCTCCTTACGACCGCGAAACAGCGGCTCGAGGAGCGCGGTCTCCGTGTCGATCTGCTCTATCAGGATGTGGGTGCTGAGAAACCGGACGGTCACGTCCACCTCCCGGACGACGAAATCGAGCATCTCGAAGCCGAACACTCAACGCTCTCCAAACCGGCGAAAGTCCTGAAAAACCTGCAGAGGGCTGTTAAGAGAGGCCGTGAATGCATCTTCATCGTGGAAGAAGGTAATGGTTCAAAACTGGAAACCATCGTTGCAGACCCTCTCAACACAGAATACGGTGGGGACGGCATCTATTATTCCGATCAGGGAGAGCCATTTACCGAGATAGATTCGCTGGAAGACGCAGAATACCGAATTCTGGAAATTACCGGAAACGGACTCAACCTCTACGAAGGTTCTGAGAGAGCCAGCCGTGATGCAGAGTGGGTCGAAGATCTTCGGGAGATCGACCGCGCCGTTCTCAACTGTATTAAGGAAGGAAAGGATGACACCAATCTGATCACCTCGTCCACTGGTTATACGAATCACAGGGTCAACTACAGCTTCGACAACCTCGAAAAACTGGGGTTGATCAACGTCGGTGAACCCGTGACCGTAGAGCGAGTTACAAGCAGCCAGAACCGCGTATTCGATGTGAAGCCGGTCTCTCTCACGCCAAAAGCAGACGAGTACTTCGAGGGGGTCGATTAG